The Klebsiella sp. RHBSTW-00484 genome includes a window with the following:
- the smrB gene encoding endonuclease SmrB, protein MKKKTSLSEEDQALFRQLMTGTRQIKQDTIVHRPLRKKISEVPPKRLLQEQVDNSHFFSDEFQPLLNTEGSVKYVRSDVSHFELKKLRRGDYSPELFLDLHGLTQQQAKQELGALIAACRREHVFCACVMHGHGKHILKQQTPLWLAQHPQIMAFHQAPKEYGGDAALLVLIEVEEWQPPELP, encoded by the coding sequence ATGAAAAAGAAAACATCGCTAAGTGAGGAGGATCAGGCATTGTTCCGGCAACTGATGACCGGCACGCGTCAGATTAAACAGGACACTATCGTTCACCGCCCGCTACGCAAGAAAATCTCTGAGGTGCCGCCAAAACGGTTACTCCAGGAACAGGTAGACAACAGCCATTTCTTTTCCGATGAATTTCAGCCACTGCTAAATACCGAAGGCTCGGTTAAGTATGTCCGTTCGGACGTCAGCCATTTTGAGCTGAAAAAATTGCGTCGAGGTGATTATTCGCCAGAGCTATTCCTTGATCTGCACGGCTTAACCCAACAGCAGGCTAAACAGGAACTAGGCGCGTTGATTGCCGCCTGTCGTCGCGAGCATGTGTTCTGCGCCTGCGTGATGCACGGGCATGGGAAACACATTCTTAAGCAGCAAACACCACTATGGCTGGCGCAACATCCGCAGATCATGGCATTTCATCAGGCACCAAAAGAGTACGGCGGTGACGCCGCACTGCTGGTACTGATTGAAGTTGAAGAGTGGCAACCACCGGAGCTTCCGTAG
- the sixA gene encoding phosphohistidine phosphatase SixA: MQVFIMRHGDAALDAASDSVRPLTVCGCDESRQMATWLKGQKVDIERVLVSPYLRAEQTLEIVGECMNLPKDVDVMPELTPCGDVGLVSAYLQALANEGVATALVVSHLPLVGYLVSELCPGETPPMFTTSAIACVTLDAEGKGEFTWQMSPCNLKMAKAI, encoded by the coding sequence ATGCAAGTTTTTATTATGCGTCACGGCGACGCTGCCCTCGATGCAGCCAGTGACTCGGTTCGTCCACTAACCGTCTGCGGTTGTGATGAGTCTCGTCAGATGGCAACCTGGCTGAAAGGTCAAAAAGTGGATATTGAGCGGGTTCTTGTGAGTCCCTACCTGCGTGCTGAACAGACGCTGGAGATTGTTGGGGAGTGCATGAATCTGCCGAAAGATGTCGACGTGATGCCGGAACTCACGCCGTGCGGCGATGTTGGTCTGGTCAGCGCTTATCTTCAGGCGCTGGCAAATGAAGGTGTGGCGACGGCATTGGTCGTGTCGCATCTGCCTTTAGTGGGGTACCTCGTCTCAGAGCTGTGCCCGGGGGAAACTCCCCCGATGTTCACCACATCTGCTATTGCCTGCGTCACGCTTGATGCTGAAGGCAAAGGTGAATTCACCTGGCAAATGAGCCCCTGCAATTTGAAGATGGCGAAAGCGATTTAA